A genomic stretch from Desulfolutivibrio sulfodismutans DSM 3696 includes:
- a CDS encoding SpoIIE family protein phosphatase, which translates to MKLGWKLFFLLLGFSLVPFVALRLNAVRGMERLGEELSGHVTTFLVREATGRMADLVEDHARLLQAKRDNLALLLRLQAGEVQKRLLGPAPDSAAGSPFLIRLRNPGQPRHDGSADSGYRLLGPDGVLSPAVLTDAPLLFTAPPGVSLRALRPEMARLRPLADDVAHPGRPDGPPLWRVVALANGLTAVTTTEGRHPGLFDPRDSFWYRSAMAAGPTDDPVWTLPYMAPALERIVLTVALAMRDASGETLGVTAITTPLDDLLAELTPGGHISHELASFLVTAVTPADAREGERQLLAAAGSRPGRGRHGWLTRVEPEHVRSENQEIFTEVARDVAEGRAGVRRLSFEGRDSLWAYAPAGPGQALLQIAPVAEVLAEASAAASYVERRIAEQVAFSGIVAAAVMLVLFPATLLGARTVTRPAADLARAARRLATGDFTARAHPKGHDELAELGRIFNAMAPQLADRVRMRESLELAMEVQLRLLPKAPPRLAALDMAALSIYCDETGGDYYDFFEFTGAKKGRVGMVVGDVCGHGVGAALLMATARALVRPRAALDATPGTVVAGVNRDLCLDTMGTGRFMTLYYVEIDPAGRSLRWARAGHDPAMLYDPGTGSFTELGGRGMPLGVLDDAAYQDMQLEAVPAGAVLVVGSDGIWESRNADGEMFGKTRLEHVVRQTAERGAAAVVAAVAQALDDFRGDAPQEDDVTLVVVAFTS; encoded by the coding sequence ATGAAGCTCGGCTGGAAGCTCTTCTTTCTGCTTTTGGGCTTTTCCCTGGTGCCGTTCGTAGCCTTGCGCCTCAACGCCGTGCGCGGCATGGAGCGACTGGGGGAGGAACTGTCCGGGCATGTGACGACCTTTTTGGTCCGCGAGGCAACGGGCCGCATGGCCGATCTGGTGGAAGACCATGCCCGGCTTCTGCAGGCCAAGCGGGACAATCTGGCCCTGCTCCTGCGGCTCCAGGCGGGCGAGGTGCAAAAACGTCTGCTCGGCCCCGCTCCGGACTCGGCCGCAGGCAGTCCCTTTCTGATCAGACTCCGGAACCCGGGCCAGCCGCGACACGACGGGTCGGCGGATTCGGGCTATCGGCTGCTTGGGCCGGACGGCGTCCTGTCCCCGGCCGTGCTCACGGACGCCCCCCTGCTCTTCACCGCCCCGCCCGGCGTTTCCCTACGCGCCCTGCGCCCGGAGATGGCCCGGCTCAGGCCTCTGGCGGACGATGTCGCACATCCCGGCCGACCTGACGGCCCGCCCCTGTGGCGGGTGGTGGCCCTCGCCAACGGCCTGACCGCCGTGACAACTACCGAAGGCAGGCATCCCGGACTGTTCGATCCCCGCGACTCCTTCTGGTACCGCTCGGCCATGGCCGCCGGGCCCACGGACGATCCCGTGTGGACCCTGCCCTACATGGCTCCGGCCCTGGAGCGCATCGTCCTGACCGTGGCCCTGGCCATGCGCGACGCCTCGGGAGAAACCCTCGGGGTCACGGCCATCACCACCCCCCTGGACGATCTGCTGGCCGAACTGACCCCCGGCGGACACATCTCCCACGAACTGGCCTCGTTTCTGGTCACCGCCGTCACGCCCGCCGATGCTCGGGAGGGTGAACGGCAACTGCTGGCCGCCGCCGGATCGCGGCCCGGGCGCGGCCGCCACGGCTGGCTGACCCGGGTGGAGCCGGAACATGTGCGCTCGGAAAACCAGGAGATTTTCACCGAGGTGGCCCGGGACGTGGCCGAGGGGCGGGCCGGGGTGCGCCGTCTGTCCTTCGAGGGCCGCGACAGCCTGTGGGCCTATGCCCCGGCCGGGCCGGGGCAGGCCCTGCTCCAGATCGCGCCTGTGGCCGAGGTGCTTGCCGAGGCGTCGGCTGCGGCAAGCTACGTGGAACGGCGCATCGCCGAGCAGGTCGCGTTTTCCGGCATCGTGGCCGCCGCAGTCATGCTGGTGCTCTTTCCGGCCACGCTTCTCGGGGCGCGCACCGTGACCCGCCCGGCCGCCGATCTGGCCCGGGCGGCGCGCAGGCTGGCCACGGGGGATTTTACGGCCCGGGCTCATCCCAAAGGCCACGACGAACTGGCCGAACTGGGACGCATCTTCAACGCCATGGCCCCGCAACTGGCGGACAGGGTACGCATGCGCGAATCCCTGGAACTGGCCATGGAGGTGCAGTTGCGGCTTTTGCCCAAGGCCCCGCCCCGCCTGGCCGCGCTGGATATGGCGGCCTTGAGCATCTACTGCGATGAAACCGGCGGGGATTATTACGATTTTTTTGAATTCACGGGCGCCAAGAAGGGCCGGGTGGGCATGGTGGTGGGCGATGTGTGCGGCCATGGCGTGGGGGCGGCCCTGCTCATGGCCACGGCCAGGGCCCTGGTGCGCCCCCGGGCGGCCCTGGACGCCACGCCCGGCACGGTGGTGGCCGGGGTAAACCGGGATCTGTGCCTGGACACCATGGGCACGGGCCGGTTCATGACCCTTTATTACGTCGAAATCGACCCGGCCGGGCGGTCCCTGCGCTGGGCGCGGGCCGGGCACGATCCGGCCATGCTCTACGATCCGGGAACCGGCTCGTTCACGGAACTGGGCGGCCGGGGCATGCCCTTGGGCGTCCTGGACGACGCCGCCTACCAGGACATGCAGCTTGAGGCCGTCCCGGCCGGGGCGGTGCTGGTGGTGGGCTCCGACGGCATCTGGGAAAGCCGGAACGCCGATGGGGAGATGTTCGGGAAAACGCGCCTGGAGCACGTCGTGCGCCAGACGGCCGAACGCGGCGCAGCGGCTGTGGTGGCGGCCGTGGCCCAGGCATTGGACGATTTTCGCGGCGACGCCCCCCAGGAGGACGACGTGACCCTGGTGGTCGTGGCCTTCACCTCATGA